The genomic segment CGAGCTTCACCAGCGGATCGAACACGAATACCCGTCCCGCCGCCGCGCCCGACATCAGGAACTTGCCGGAATAAGGCTTGTACTTGAGCGCGAGCTGCCCGCGGCCATCGGGCTTCCGCAGTCCCATGATGACGTGCAGCGAGTTATCGCCGCCCGACATCAGGTATTCGAACGCGTACTCGTTGGGCGATCCGAAGTGGATGCTCTTGAATCCGGGCGCCATCGTCCTGCCGTCGGCCAGATGCACCTTGTTCTGCCCCGCGGCCGCGAACCGCGAGCCCGAGTCCCAGAGGTTGAACGTGCCGCCGTGCGCGGTGTAGGCCACCGTGTTGAGAGCGTCCTGCAGCACGAACAGGTATCCGCTGTCGGCTTTCATGCCCCAGTGGCTCTGGCCCTGGCCGTAGACCAGGATGCGCGCGCCTTCGAGCAAGGCGCCGCAGAAATCGCCGAACTCGCGCCCGTAGAGCTCCATCACTACGCCCGGCGCCGCCTGGCCCTCCGGAGTCGCGAGATTGGTGCCTACGTATCGAGGACCGCCGTCGAAGCCGTAGCCGATCAGGTGGCGCCATCCGAGCCGCACCGCTTCGCTCACGATCCGGGACGCCGAGTCGAGCTTGAACGACTCGCCGACGAACCCGGCGAAGTCGATGACGAGGAGGTCGCGCTCCGAATCGCGCGGCGGCATCAGGTCGTCGCGCGTCGCTTCGGTGATGCGACCGTGCACCCCCGCCGGGCTCGGCGCCGAGGACAGCGCCTCGTAGAGCGGCGGGACCTGGTCCAGGATGCGGTAGATGCCGCCTTCCGACCGGCCGGAGAGGCCGGGCAGCGTGTGCGCCGCGATTCGCCCACCGTCGATCACGTACTCCATGCTCGACAGCGCCTTGCCTCCGAGGTCCTGGAGTGCGATCCGCTTGCGCAGCTCGGTGAGGATGCGCAGCGAGGCGGCGCGCGCCGGCACGCCGCGAGCGGCGAACTCCGGGAGCGCCGACTCGCACAGGAAGCGCCAGTCTTCGAACGAGGCGGACGGCGCCCTCTCGAGCGCTCGCTCGATCAGCTCGTTCGCCGGCGCCGGCAGCGCGTCGTCTGGTCCGAACGCTCGCCCGGTGAACTGCGTCTCATGGCCGAATGCGCGCTCGAGCTGTTCGAGCCGCTCCGCCACGTGGTGCCGCCACTCCGGATCGGCGCCAGCGACCGCCTGCTCGAGGGGAAGCGAGAGATCCACCTTGCGCCCGCTGCGATCGACAGGAACGGGCTCGCCGAAGCGGTTGTTGAAGTCGAGGCCTCCAGAATCGCCGATGAATGCCTCGAACACGCCGCCGAACTCGCGCCGCCCCGGATTGCCTCCCGGCCTCATGCTGAACCGCAGATCGGTCGCCGCGTCGCCCAGCACGCCCTGGGCGTGCAGCACGCGCAGCATGCTGTCGGCGATCTTGGCCTCGCTGCCGTTGGCCACCGCCTGCACGCCGCCCGGCGTGTCGTCCTTGGAGACGATGATCTCGTGGGGCCGGAGGAACTTGATGTCCATGTTCTCGCGGAATCCCACCGTGCGACCGCTGCCTCGGCGGCGCGACTCCACGATCGTGAACTTGTAGGGGCCGGTGGGCGTGAGCTGCACGTAGTTGGTCATCAGGAGCCGCAGCTTCTCGCGGGTCGACGGCTCCATGGCTTCGAGATCGAGCCCGGTGATCGGCGAGATGATCTGCGTGGCTTCCTGCGTGTCGAGTCCCAGCACGCGGCGCGTGAAATCGACGAGATAGGCGGCGTACTCGGTGTCGGTCAGATATTTGCGCTCGTAGACCGAATCCCCGTGGTAGAGCTCCGCGCCCTCGCCCATCGACTGGTCGGCGTGCACGTAGCCAAACTCGTTCAGGAACGGCGAGGTGGAATCGACGCCGACCTGCTCGCCGTTGTGCATGAGCAGGACGTTGTAACCCTTGAACGGGTGTGCGCCGGCCGGGTTGCCACGCCCTTCGGCGTCGATCGCCGGCGAGTTGGTGGGATAGCGGTGGTGCATGCCCCATACCTTGGCGTGGAGCGCCGTGCTGCGCGCCGTGCGGCCTTTCACCGTGACCGGCACTCCCGCGCCGCTGCCGTCGCGCGCACCGGGGTACGTGGCCCAGAAGCGATCGAAGTCGAAGTACTCGGGAATGGTGTGCGTCCATCCCGAGATCTTGACTGCCCCCAGGTCCTCGCCCATCGACACCACGTAGCCTCTGCGCTTGGCGGCGTATTTCTTGCCGCTCGACGCTGCGCGCTCGCGGTTCTCCGTCTCGGGCCTTGCGGCATCGTGGCTCGCCCCATGCGTCCGGTAGTAACGCGAGTCGAGCAGATGGGCGAGCGCCGAGAAGTATTCCTCCTTCACGTCCGCGACGAAGCCGGCGAGCCGGTCAGGCAGCGCCGCGCCGCCGGCCAGCGACGCCGCCTCGGCCGCGCCACGCTCGACCGCCTCGTCCAGGCTCTCGAGCGCCCGTTGCAGCACGTCGTCGGACAGATCGCGGTACTTGGTCTGCCTCTGGAGCCATTGCGTGCTGGCGAGCAGCGTCTTGCCGTAGCGCTTGAGCACCTCGGGCTTGAGCTCCACGAAGAAGAGGTGGAAGTCGCCGGGATTCTCTCTCAGGTCCGCGCGTCTCCAGCCTTCGTCGGCCGCATACTTCTCGCGCACCGGCAGCTTGAACTCGTGGAGCCGTGACCGCACCCCGTCCATCGAGTGCTCGACGCCGGCGGCGTCGAAGAAGCGGCAGCCCTGGAGGTGCGCCACCATCTCGCCGATCGTCTGCGCGCGATCGGGACCGATGGTGTTGAAGATCAGGCACGTCTTGTCGGCCACGGGCGCCGGAGCGAAGCCGGCGAAGTCGATGCCGCCCCCGCGGTTGTTGCCGCCGTTGTACGAGCGGCAGGCGGCCTCCCAGATGGCGTGCACGGTGACCGGCTCGGAGACGGCGAGCGAGCCCACGCGGCACGAATCGTGATCATGTCCCGGCGCAGGCTCGAGCCCTCCGGAAGGAGCGGGATGGTGCGGCATCTCGAGCAGATCCGTCCGGCCGCGGAGCTTGCGGATGTCATCGATGAGGCGCTCTCGATCCACGACCCTCCCCGTCTCGTCGAGCGCGCCGCTCTCCCGGTTCAGGGCATCGACCAGCACCGCCAGTTTCACCATGTTGAGCACGGTCCAGTTGCGGAAGCGCTGCCGCATCATCGCGCGGTCGTTCTGGACGGTCAGCTCGGGTTTGGTGGTGATGCCGCCGCGCGGGCAATCGAGGTGACAGTTCCCGCACTGGTTGCAGCCGAACGCCACCGCCTTGCCGATGCTGGCTTCGACCAGGCCGTCGGCGCCGGCGATCAGCACCTTCACCATGTCCAGCTCGCCGCGCAGCCCGCCCGAGGCGAACAGCCGCGTTCCGCCGCCCGCGCCGAAGGGCGCGCCGTTCAAATCCCGGATCGACTTGAGCACGCCGCTCTGATCGAGATCCACCTTCTCGCCCACCAGCGCGTGATGGGTATGAAGGATGGTGCGGAAGATGTCCGGCCAGCCGACGTGCGAGCTGTCGGCGTGGTAGTTGCCCGAGCCGCCGAGGCCCGAGTCGACCAGCAGGTAGTCCACCACGAAGTTGGACCACATGCCGGCGGCCACGTACTTGGTGTAGGTCGAGCCCGTGATCTTGATGCCGCAGTGATTGTGATAGAGGAGCCAGAGCCAGACCTCGGCCGGCATGTCCTCGATCGAATAGATGTCGTGTTTGGGATCGGGCGACAACGCGTCGGTGCCGATTGGGATGTTGCGCGCCTTGCTCACCGTGCTGGTGACCTTGGCGCCGGAGAGTCGCCCGCCCTTGCCGGGCTTCGCGCCCTGGTTGATCTTGATCTCCACGTCGCGCACCCGGCGCAGATCCGCGGCATGAATGCCGAAGTGCCCGCTCGCCGCCTGCATGCTCTCCCACGCCATGTCCTCGTCGCGGAGACGCAGCGGGCCGCCCTCGCCCGATGAGGTCATCGAGAGCCCGGCGTTGCCTTCGATGCGCGCCATCAAGAACTCTTCCGACGCCGCGCCGAGCGAAATGCTGGCGTGGCTCACCGGTCCCTGCCACACCGGCTCGCGGAAGCCGAATCCCGACAGCACGAACGTCGACGCTCCGGGCTCGCGCCGCAGCGTCACGGCGCCGTCGCGCGAGGCGCGCACCACGCTCGCGCCCCGGCCGCCGTGGCCCTGGGACAGCAGCTCGATCTTCTTCTCCGCATGATCGCCGTCGCGGCTGACCAGCGTGAGCGCGCCGCTCGCCGAAAGCGCAGGCTCGATCGTGGTGGCCGGGATACGCACCTCGAAGCCGCCGCGCGCGTCGGCGGTGAAGCTCGCCAGGACTCGCTGCCCGAGCACCAGCCTCACCTCGGTGGAAGCCGGGACCGCGCCGGGACGCAGGAATCCGCGCGGCACCGCAAGCGAAACGTAGTCGAGCAGCGCGGGATCCCGAGCGAGGCGCGCCAGCGACCAGCGCAGCGATCCTGGCGAGAGCTGGAGCCGGATGCCGTCCATCGACCGCGGTCCCATGTCGCCCGAGATCAGGAAGTCCTGCTCGCGGGGCATTTCGCCGGCGGCCATCCGGTAGATGACCTCGAGGAAGTCGGCGTTGAGGCTGCGGTTGGAATTGGTGAGGTGATAGTTGGCGTCGTGCTGGGCGAGGATCTTCGCCACGTGGACCAGCGGCAGGTCCGGACGGCGCTGTCCGAGCAGGGCCGACACCTTGAAGGTCTCGCGCACCGAAGCCGGCACCGGCTCGGCCTCGACGCGCTGCTGGTTGAGCTCGGCGTTGATCGCGGCGAACTCGGGCGTCACCAGCTGGTCGACCTCTCGCATCCAGTCCTCGGTCATCGTGATCGCCATGGTGTTGCCCGAAGTCTTCTGGATGTCATCGATTCCCATGCACGACAGGAAGTCGAGGATGCTGTGCTGCCAGCAGGTGAGCGTGTTCACCGCCTGGCGCCGCAGCTCCTCGCGATCGACGCGCTCGAGCTCCGCCAGCGCCTGCGCGACCGCCGAACCGTGATAGACGTCGATGAGCGCCGGCAGGAGCGCAATGCCCGCCACGTGAGTCATGGCGCCGCCATTGGCTCCGAGCAGCACGGACTCGTAAACCGTCGCCGCGGACGACTGGGTGTCGCTGTCTCCTCCGGCGGAGACCAGCTGCACGCGCGCGCGGATCAGCCGCGACTTGAGAAACGCATCGATCCTGGGCGTCAGCCGATACGACTTCTCGGCGCCCGCGTGGTAGTGGATCATCGCCACGCCTTCGAGCCGCACCGCCTGCTCCAGCGCCTGCCAGAATCCTGCGCCGTATCGCAGGAACACCGAAAGCCTGAGACCAGGTTTCACGTCCAGGAGCCTGCGCGCGTGTTCCTGGAGCGCAGGACTCCATTCGATCTCGACGATGCGTCCGCCGCGCAGGGCCGCCTCGAGCGCGACCCGGGCCGGGCCCGGCTCGGTGAGCCGATCGAGATCGGGGGGCGCGAAACGCAGCACCAGGTTCGCGGCGTGGGGCGCGAGCGCCGGCGCGTGCTCGACGTACGAAGCGACCTCGACCACGACCAGGGAGCGAGTGAGCAGGTCCTGATCGGGGTTCGCCGCCTGGATCGCCTCCAGGTACGCCAGCTCGAGCGTCTCGCCGTCGCCGTAGGGCAGCGGGCCGACGATCATCGGCAGGTCGAGGCGCACCGGATCGAGCGCCATGAGCTGCTCCCCTTCGCCCGAGCGGAAGATCACGGCCGGGGCCTTTCGCACGATGTCCCACGCGGTGGAGAACTCTTCGCGCAGGCCGTCGTTGGCCGGATGCGTGATCGCGGCGTGCGAGAAGTAGGATCGCCACAGCCCGTAGTGCCACGCCGCGCCAATGGTGAGCGGCTCGGTGCGGAAACGCTCCTTGAGTAGCTTGTCGAGATCGAAGGCGCTGATCTCGAGCTGCGGGATGTCGCGCGATACACGCGAGTAGTGGGCCAGGAACAGACGCCCGCGCTGCGCGCGGCCCAGCGTCCAGAACGCCGCGACATCGACTCCGGC from the Candidatus Eisenbacteria bacterium genome contains:
- a CDS encoding glutamate synthase-related protein; protein product: MSIGIEKLAEEVGARPRTGRDAENGRPGAPASTEPRVDKALAPEHEGVARRALAPSPAGPDAQDERFLKRLSLWEDLLTLVVDPESPKVDDRGRTRAALDFLLERAGVDVAAFWTLGRAQRGRLFLAHYSRVSRDIPQLEISAFDLDKLLKERFRTEPLTIGAAWHYGLWRSYFSHAAITHPANDGLREEFSTAWDIVRKAPAVIFRSGEGEQLMALDPVRLDLPMIVGPLPYGDGETLELAYLEAIQAANPDQDLLTRSLVVVEVASYVEHAPALAPHAANLVLRFAPPDLDRLTEPGPARVALEAALRGGRIVEIEWSPALQEHARRLLDVKPGLRLSVFLRYGAGFWQALEQAVRLEGVAMIHYHAGAEKSYRLTPRIDAFLKSRLIRARVQLVSAGGDSDTQSSAATVYESVLLGANGGAMTHVAGIALLPALIDVYHGSAVAQALAELERVDREELRRQAVNTLTCWQHSILDFLSCMGIDDIQKTSGNTMAITMTEDWMREVDQLVTPEFAAINAELNQQRVEAEPVPASVRETFKVSALLGQRRPDLPLVHVAKILAQHDANYHLTNSNRSLNADFLEVIYRMAAGEMPREQDFLISGDMGPRSMDGIRLQLSPGSLRWSLARLARDPALLDYVSLAVPRGFLRPGAVPASTEVRLVLGQRVLASFTADARGGFEVRIPATTIEPALSASGALTLVSRDGDHAEKKIELLSQGHGGRGASVVRASRDGAVTLRREPGASTFVLSGFGFREPVWQGPVSHASISLGAASEEFLMARIEGNAGLSMTSSGEGGPLRLRDEDMAWESMQAASGHFGIHAADLRRVRDVEIKINQGAKPGKGGRLSGAKVTSTVSKARNIPIGTDALSPDPKHDIYSIEDMPAEVWLWLLYHNHCGIKITGSTYTKYVAAGMWSNFVVDYLLVDSGLGGSGNYHADSSHVGWPDIFRTILHTHHALVGEKVDLDQSGVLKSIRDLNGAPFGAGGGTRLFASGGLRGELDMVKVLIAGADGLVEASIGKAVAFGCNQCGNCHLDCPRGGITTKPELTVQNDRAMMRQRFRNWTVLNMVKLAVLVDALNRESGALDETGRVVDRERLIDDIRKLRGRTDLLEMPHHPAPSGGLEPAPGHDHDSCRVGSLAVSEPVTVHAIWEAACRSYNGGNNRGGGIDFAGFAPAPVADKTCLIFNTIGPDRAQTIGEMVAHLQGCRFFDAAGVEHSMDGVRSRLHEFKLPVREKYAADEGWRRADLRENPGDFHLFFVELKPEVLKRYGKTLLASTQWLQRQTKYRDLSDDVLQRALESLDEAVERGAAEAASLAGGAALPDRLAGFVADVKEEYFSALAHLLDSRYYRTHGASHDAARPETENRERAASSGKKYAAKRRGYVVSMGEDLGAVKISGWTHTIPEYFDFDRFWATYPGARDGSGAGVPVTVKGRTARSTALHAKVWGMHHRYPTNSPAIDAEGRGNPAGAHPFKGYNVLLMHNGEQVGVDSTSPFLNEFGYVHADQSMGEGAELYHGDSVYERKYLTDTEYAAYLVDFTRRVLGLDTQEATQIISPITGLDLEAMEPSTREKLRLLMTNYVQLTPTGPYKFTIVESRRRGSGRTVGFRENMDIKFLRPHEIIVSKDDTPGGVQAVANGSEAKIADSMLRVLHAQGVLGDAATDLRFSMRPGGNPGRREFGGVFEAFIGDSGGLDFNNRFGEPVPVDRSGRKVDLSLPLEQAVAGADPEWRHHVAERLEQLERAFGHETQFTGRAFGPDDALPAPANELIERALERAPSASFEDWRFLCESALPEFAARGVPARAASLRILTELRKRIALQDLGGKALSSMEYVIDGGRIAAHTLPGLSGRSEGGIYRILDQVPPLYEALSSAPSPAGVHGRITEATRDDLMPPRDSERDLLVIDFAGFVGESFKLDSASRIVSEAVRLGWRHLIGYGFDGGPRYVGTNLATPEGQAAPGVVMELYGREFGDFCGALLEGARILVYGQGQSHWGMKADSGYLFVLQDALNTVAYTAHGGTFNLWDSGSRFAAAGQNKVHLADGRTMAPGFKSIHFGSPNEYAFEYLMSGGDNSLHVIMGLRKPDGRGQLALKYKPYSGKFLMSGAAAGRVFVFDPLVKLDPAQYHGNVLSAITPEEWTKDLAPFVGAEAKRRGLPIRIEGEHITIRLEGEWRRWRYDEAFAKLIPVKVAKAAQEKGVVPRALTQIVGE